AGACGACGTATATGGTGTGAAGCCTGCCCAATGCCAAAAGGTCAAAAGGAGATGTCAGCTAAGCAATTGGCAAAGCATTGAATTAAAGCCCTGGTGAATGGCGGCCGTAACTATAACGGTCCTAAGGTAGCGAAATTCCTTGTCGGGTAAGTTCCGACCTGCACGAATGGCCTAACGATCTGGGCACTGTCTCAACGAGAGACTCGGTGAAATTGTAGTAGCGGTGAAGATGCCGTTTACCCGCAACAAGACGGAAAGACCCCGTGAACCTTTACTATACTCTGATATTGGCTTTTGACTTTTCATGTGTAGGATAACCGGAAGACGTAGAAGTTGGCTCGTTAGGGCTAATGGAGTCGACCTTGAAATACCGGTCTTGAAGAGTTGAAAATCTAACGATATGCCGTGAAACCGGCAGTCGGACATTGTCAGACGGGTAGTTTGACTGGGGCGGTATCCTCCTAAAGAGTAACGGAGGAGTTCAAAGCTTCCCTCATCGTGGTTGGCAATCACGAATAGAGCGTAAAGGTATAAGGGAGGTTAACTGCGAGACCAACAAGTCGAGCAGATACGAAAGTAGGACTTAGTGATCCGGCGGTAGAAAGTGGAATCGCCGTCGCTTAACGGATAAAAGGTACTCCGGGGATAACAGGCTTATCGCCACCAAGAGTTCATATCGACGTGGCGGTTTGGCACCTCGATGTCGACTCATCGCATCCTGGGGCTGGAGAAGGTCCCAAGGGTTTGGCTGTTCGCCAATTAAAGCGGTACGCGAGTTGGGTTCAAAACGTCGTGAGACAGTTTGGTCCCTATCTGTTGTGGGCGTAGGATATTTGAGAAGAGCTGCTTCTAGTACGAGAGGACCGAAGTGGACGAACCAATGGTGTGCCGGTTGTACTGCCAAGTGCATAGCCGGGTAGCTATGTTCGGAAAGGATAAGCGTTGAAAGCATCTAAACGCCAAGCCTCCTTCAAGATAAGATATCCCTATGAGACCCCCTGAAGATGACAGGGTTGATAGGTTGGATGTGTAAGCATAGCAATGTGTTGAGCTAACCAATACTAATAGGTCCATTGGCTTGATTACTTTTTTTTCATCATCACTATTTTCCTTAATTTAAGGAGAATACTGAAGATGCAGCTAATAGCTGTTTTGGAAACTAACAAACTCAAGCGTCAATTTGCATTAGTGAGAGAATCTGACAAAAATTTAGTCTTGGTGGCAATAGAGAAGAGGAAATACCTGATCCCATCCCGAACTCAGAAGTCAAGCTCTTCATCGCCGATGGTACTATACTCAAGAGTATGGAAGAGTAGGTCGCCGCCAAGTTTTTTTCTATCCACCCTAGTTAGGCCAGTTCTAACTAGGGTTTTTTTATGTCTAAAAATAACACTAAATATTTTAATATAATATTTAAAGAAGTTAGTAATGTTATTACTATCTTTTTAAATAGATCTTTAATGAAATGAGAAGTATAATTGTAGGGACTATTACAAAAAAGAGAGAAGAGTTATGACAACTACTGGACAAATGATTGCTAATATTAATCCATTTGATCCAAACTTAATGCTAATATTTTCTTCTGAAGAGCAAAAAGATCTTAAAATCTGTATACAACACTGTAATCTTCAAATTAAAAATGAACAGCGATCTTGGGCAAAAATAGTTTATGATAACAAGGTCACTATGATTGCTCTTGTTGCTTCTTCTGTAATTACACGCATTGCATTAAACAGCATGCTTTCTATGTCTATGGTAGCTCTTCCTCTTGCTATTGTGCCCATATTTTATGCAGTATATAAGTTTTCTTCATTGCAGAATGAAGCAAGCGATAGGTTAATAAAAACACAGAAGATTTTTACAAATATTTTCTATAAATATGGAAGCGAAGACAATACAACGGTTTCTTCTCAAAAATATCAAAATGTTAATTTTTTTATAAAAAAATTAACAGATTCACCTAGAAAATTCGCTTCTTTAGAAGCAAAAAAAACTGTTGATGAGATTATTAAAAATAATGATGAATATAAGGGCTTAGGATCTTTAGCAAAGGTGGTATTTAGCCAGGTAGTAAAAGACCAAAAACATCTAGATAAAATCAATGATTACCAAAGTACATTCCATATGGGGTCTACTTCCATTCTTTTAACAGCTCAAAATATCGATCAATTTTTTGGTCCTTATTCTTTTTTAGCTTCTAAACCATTTCTTGTAACCTCGGTGCTGTTCACTATCGGTGTTGTTAGTGGGTATGCAGCGTATAACTACATAAAGCATTGGAATGATCCGGAAATAGGAAAAGATACTTTTAGAGAAGCTCTTCCAGAACTTAATAACCTATTAGAGATCCCATAAGAGCGTCGTGCTCATAGATAGAGCTTCAAAGCAATAATGGGATCTTTTAATAGATTCCTTCTATTACTTTAAGAGCTTTTGATTCTTAAAGCATAAATAATTTCCCCTGTTAACTTCAAAAACTAAAGCTTGCACTAGAAGTGGATTAGTGCAAGAATAATAACTCTTTTAAACCTTTAGAAGCTAAAACGGTTTTCTCTATAAAGTTCTTAAGAAAATATTATATGGACTAAAAGCTATGACTAAGTACTGCGAATCTACTTATAAAACAAAGAGATGGAAAACGCGCGAAGTTATGGTTGGTAATGTAGGGGTTGGAGGAAATAATCCCGTACGTATTCAATCCATGACTACCTCTAATACGCGTGATGTTGAAGCTACAATAGATCAAATCGTTCGGCTTGCTGATGCAGGTTGTGAAATTGCTAGGGTAACGGTTCAGGGGATGAAAGAAGCCGATGCTTGCGAAGGGATTAAGAGTGGGCTTCTTCTACGAGGATATTCAATTCCTCTTGTTGCTGATATACACTTCTTCCCTCCTGCGGCGATGAGAGTTGTTGATTTTGTCGATAAGGTGCGAGTAAATCCTGGTAATTATGTAGATAGAAGAGCTTCGTTTAAAACGATTGAATACGATGATGCTTCCTATGCAAAAGAAATAGAAAAAATCGAAGAAAAATTTACTCCTCTTGTAGAAAAATGCAAGGTTTTGAAGAGGGCAATGCGTATAGGTACAAATCACGGTTCTTTGTCAGATCGCATTATGAACCGTTATGGCGATACACCACAGGGAATGGTGGAATCAGCATTAGAATTTGCCAGAGTGTGTCGCAAGAATAACTATCACGATTTTATGTTCTCCATGAAATCATCTAATCCACAGGTAATGATTTTAGCCTATCGGCTTTTAGTTGCTGAAATGATGGCTTTAGGTTGGGATTATCCACTGCATTTAGGAGTCACAGAAGCAGGAGAGGGAGAAGATGGCCGAGTTAAATCAGCTATGGGAATTGGTTCTCTTCTTTTAGATGGAATAGGAGATACCATTCGTGTTTCTCTAACAGAAGATCCTTGGTATGAAATTGATCCTTGTCAACGTCTTATTACATTGGCTTCTACATATGAGAAAAAACAAGGCATGCTCCCTTTTGAAGAGGCTTATCGCCATATCGAAAAGATAGAGCGGCGCACAATTAATCTACTAAGAGATATCTCTTTGCATAGAGATGGAACAGTCCTTGTTGGTATAAATAAGAGTGATATAGAAGAGGGCAGCTTTTATAAAAAATTAGGATGTGATGTTCAACTAGGGCTGCCTAAACTCAAAAGAGCTAGCGTTGATTGTATTGTATTAGATAGAGACGTTGATTTTAATACTCCTGTTAAGAATCTACAAGAAATGGGAATGAGCGTATTTTCCCACAATTCAATTGAGGGTGGAGTTAAGCTTGTTTCTTTATCAGAAGTTGGAGAAGCTTCATCTAAGCTAGCTCTTATACCGTCTTCATTGGCTGTTATGATAAAAGATGATTCCCTTGTAGAATGGGAAAAACTTGTAGAGATGCAACCAGCGCTTATTATTTTAGCACCAGAAGATAATCGATTACATTACTGTAGACAATTTTTTGACTGGCTTCAAAAAAAGAAGCTGCAAATTCCTGTTATTTTACATTTTAGCTACGACTGTACTCAAGAAGACCTTATTATTCAATCCGCTACAGAGCTAGGGGCACTTCTTTGCGATGGTTTGGGGGATGGAATTTGGCTAAAGGGCCCATATAATATCGATTTCTTAAGAAATTTAAGCTTTAGCATCTTGCAGTCTGCAAGAATGCGTACTTTCAAAACCGATTTT
This sequence is a window from Candidatus Rhabdochlamydia sp. T3358. Protein-coding genes within it:
- the ispG gene encoding (E)-4-hydroxy-3-methylbut-2-enyl-diphosphate synthase, with translation MTKYCESTYKTKRWKTREVMVGNVGVGGNNPVRIQSMTTSNTRDVEATIDQIVRLADAGCEIARVTVQGMKEADACEGIKSGLLLRGYSIPLVADIHFFPPAAMRVVDFVDKVRVNPGNYVDRRASFKTIEYDDASYAKEIEKIEEKFTPLVEKCKVLKRAMRIGTNHGSLSDRIMNRYGDTPQGMVESALEFARVCRKNNYHDFMFSMKSSNPQVMILAYRLLVAEMMALGWDYPLHLGVTEAGEGEDGRVKSAMGIGSLLLDGIGDTIRVSLTEDPWYEIDPCQRLITLASTYEKKQGMLPFEEAYRHIEKIERRTINLLRDISLHRDGTVLVGINKSDIEEGSFYKKLGCDVQLGLPKLKRASVDCIVLDRDVDFNTPVKNLQEMGMSVFSHNSIEGGVKLVSLSEVGEASSKLALIPSSLAVMIKDDSLVEWEKLVEMQPALIILAPEDNRLHYCRQFFDWLQKKKLQIPVILHFSYDCTQEDLIIQSATELGALLCDGLGDGIWLKGPYNIDFLRNLSFSILQSARMRTFKTDFISCPSCGRTLFDLQDVSKRIRARTSHLPGVKIAIMGCIVNGPGEMADADFGYVGSKPGKIDLYLGKICVEKDIDFADADDRLIELIKKQGLWIEPEIVAEIT